A single Methylobacterium sp. 17Sr1-1 DNA region contains:
- a CDS encoding CarD family transcriptional regulator produces the protein MTTAKKTTAARQGFKTGEAIVYPAHGVGRITAIEEQEIAGYKLELFVVSFEKDKMVLRVPTAKANSVGMRKLAEPELVKKALDVLTGRARVKRTMWSRRAQEYEAKINSGDLIAVTEVVRDLFRSDAQPEQSYSERQLYEAALDRVVREIAAVNRITDTESLKLIEQSLAKSPRRAKGAEAEADGEDVQDEAEAA, from the coding sequence ATGACGACCGCCAAGAAGACGACAGCCGCCCGGCAGGGCTTCAAGACCGGCGAAGCGATCGTGTATCCGGCTCACGGCGTCGGCCGCATCACGGCCATCGAGGAGCAGGAGATCGCCGGCTACAAGCTCGAGCTGTTCGTGGTGTCGTTCGAGAAGGACAAGATGGTCCTGCGGGTCCCGACCGCCAAGGCGAACTCGGTCGGCATGCGCAAGCTCGCCGAGCCCGAGCTGGTCAAGAAGGCGCTCGACGTGCTCACCGGCCGCGCCCGGGTGAAGCGCACGATGTGGTCGCGCCGGGCCCAGGAATACGAGGCGAAGATCAATTCCGGCGACCTGATCGCCGTCACCGAGGTGGTGCGCGACCTCTTCCGCTCCGACGCCCAGCCCGAGCAGTCCTATTCCGAGCGCCAGCTCTACGAGGCGGCCCTGGACCGGGTGGTGCGCGAGATCGCGGCGGTGAACCGCATCACCGACACCGAGTCCCTCAAGCTCATCGAGCAGAGCCTCGCCAAGTCGCCGCGCCGGGCCAAGGGCGCCGAAGCCGAGGCCGACGGCGAGGACGTGCAGGACGAGGCCGAGGCCGCCTGA
- the fdxA gene encoding ferredoxin FdxA codes for MTYVVTDNCIKCKYMDCVEVCPVDCFYEGENMLVIQPDECIDCGVCEPECPAEAIKPDTEPGLESWLKLNADMAKSWPNITQKKAAPADAKEWDGKPGKFEAHFSANPGSGD; via the coding sequence ATGACCTACGTCGTCACCGACAACTGCATCAAGTGCAAGTACATGGACTGCGTGGAGGTGTGTCCGGTCGACTGCTTCTACGAGGGCGAGAACATGCTCGTCATCCAGCCGGACGAGTGCATCGATTGCGGCGTGTGCGAGCCCGAATGCCCCGCCGAGGCGATCAAGCCCGACACCGAGCCGGGCCTGGAGAGCTGGCTGAAGCTGAACGCCGACATGGCCAAGAGCTGGCCCAACATCACCCAGAAGAAGGCCGCGCCGGCCGACGCCAAGGAGTGGGACGGCAAGCCCGGCAAGTTCGAGGCCCATTTCTCGGCCAATCCGGGCTCGGGCGACTGA
- a CDS encoding RNA-binding S4 domain-containing protein → MRADRQRLDKWLWFARFAKTRSLAARLIEDGFVRVNGQRADAPSKAVAVGDVVTVAAQHVTAAVRVLDLGERRGPAPEARLLYADVSAVPPAGPAPGGAG, encoded by the coding sequence ATGCGCGCGGATCGGCAGCGCCTGGACAAGTGGCTGTGGTTCGCGCGCTTCGCCAAGACGCGCTCGCTCGCCGCGCGCCTGATCGAGGACGGCTTCGTGCGGGTGAACGGCCAGCGGGCCGACGCCCCCTCGAAGGCCGTGGCGGTGGGCGACGTGGTCACGGTCGCGGCCCAGCACGTCACGGCGGCGGTGCGGGTGCTCGACCTCGGCGAGCGCCGGGGCCCGGCACCGGAGGCCCGGCTCCTCTACGCCGACGTCTCGGCCGTCCCCCCGGCGGGTCCCGCGCCCGGCGGAGCGGGCTGA
- a CDS encoding helicase-related protein yields MTRRSLSPQARLRGATAVLGPTNTGKTHLAIERMLGHPTGMIGLPLRLLAREVYHRVVERVGPERVALITGEEKIKPNRPSYWICTAEAMPRDNTVDFVGIDEIQLGADRDRGHTFTDRLLHQRGREETLLIGSATMEPLVKALIPGIHVTTRPRLSQLSFAGSRKLSRLPQRSAIVAFSAEEVYAIAELLRRQRGGAAVVLGALSPRTRNAQVELYQSGEVDYLVATDAVGMGLNLDVDHVAFASNRKYDGTRFRDLSPSEMAQIAGRAGRHLRDGTFGTTGRCPPLEAEMVEALESHTFDPLRVLQWRNPDLDFGSIDALRRSLAEHPSERGLTRAPTGDDEAALDLLAKEDDIRDYATSKSAVERLWMVCGVPDYRKSAIQTHADLIAQLFRFLMRGMAGRIPVDWFAQHVAMVDRTDGDIDALSQRIAHVRTWTFVANRPDWLADPEHWQGETRRVEDRLSDALHERLASRFVDRRTSVLMRRLRENTMLEAEITAGGDVTVEGQHVGHLHGFQFVPDPGAEGQEAKTLRSAAEKALASEIEARADRFAAAADAALVLSNDGTIRWTGNPVAKLVPGEKLYAPGLRLLADEQLSGPAREKVEARLEAWLKAHIVRLLGPALELETAADLTGLARGIGFQVAEALGVLERAKVLNEMRSLDQEGRAALRKHGVRFGAYHITMPALLKPAPRTLAAQLWALHNGGLDQRGLDEIAHLAGSGRTSMPVDPEIAKGLYRAAGFRVCGGRAVRVDILERLADLIRPAIAYVPGTTPGEPPPGTADKDGFVPTVGMTSLVGCSGEDFASILKSLGYVVDRRPGPAITVPLRPAAATVPVQAKPAESGEASAEAGEAAETPSDPQTEAVTAEATGDDAPAGETAPHEVSGEEAAETVEVEAAEPAPEVAAQATHDQETHDQEAPAQAAAAHDAPADSATVEDAPVEAPASEEPAPVEAEAAQAEAGEPVIEAAASGETAPHEAAAEETPAAETPAAETPAAETAEAAGEPAAPAEPVVIEVWRMHRHQRSHAPRHQGRGRPEGQGQREGQPREGQHGRPRGGFPRPEGGEGAPAEQRAHRAPRDGQRWGDRRPSENRGGDNRGGENRPAGEGRPEHRFEGRGPENRGEGRRDGRPPRGPHPGGREGGRPPQDRRDGAPRNGGMHDARPPRRERAPDPDSPFAKLLALKAQMEARDGDKR; encoded by the coding sequence ATGACGCGCCGCTCCCTCTCACCGCAGGCCCGCTTGCGCGGCGCCACGGCGGTGCTCGGTCCCACCAATACCGGCAAGACCCACCTCGCCATCGAGCGGATGCTCGGTCACCCGACCGGCATGATCGGCCTGCCGCTGCGGCTTCTCGCCCGCGAGGTCTATCACCGCGTCGTCGAGCGGGTCGGCCCCGAGCGGGTCGCCCTGATCACCGGCGAAGAGAAGATCAAGCCGAACCGGCCGAGCTACTGGATCTGCACCGCCGAGGCGATGCCGCGGGACAATACCGTGGACTTCGTCGGCATCGACGAGATCCAGCTCGGTGCCGACCGCGACCGCGGCCACACCTTCACCGATCGCCTCTTGCACCAGCGCGGCCGCGAGGAGACGCTGCTGATCGGCTCGGCCACGATGGAGCCGCTGGTCAAGGCGCTGATCCCGGGCATCCACGTCACGACGCGCCCGCGCCTGTCGCAGCTGAGCTTCGCCGGCAGCCGCAAGCTCTCGCGCCTGCCCCAGCGCAGCGCCATCGTGGCGTTCTCGGCCGAGGAGGTCTACGCCATCGCCGAGTTGCTGCGGCGCCAGCGCGGCGGCGCCGCGGTGGTGCTGGGCGCCCTCTCGCCGCGCACCCGCAACGCCCAGGTCGAGCTCTACCAGTCCGGCGAGGTCGATTACCTCGTCGCCACCGACGCGGTCGGGATGGGTCTCAATCTCGACGTCGACCACGTCGCCTTCGCGTCGAACCGCAAGTACGACGGCACGCGCTTTCGCGACCTCTCCCCCTCCGAGATGGCGCAGATTGCCGGACGCGCCGGGCGCCACCTGCGCGACGGCACCTTCGGCACCACCGGGCGCTGCCCGCCGCTCGAGGCCGAGATGGTCGAGGCTCTGGAGAGCCACACCTTCGACCCGCTGCGCGTGCTGCAATGGCGCAACCCGGACCTCGATTTCGGCTCGATCGACGCCCTGCGCCGCAGCCTCGCCGAGCATCCGAGCGAGCGCGGCCTGACCCGGGCGCCGACCGGCGACGACGAGGCCGCCCTCGACCTCCTGGCCAAGGAGGACGACATCCGCGACTACGCGACCTCGAAGAGCGCGGTGGAGCGGCTCTGGATGGTCTGCGGCGTGCCGGATTACCGCAAATCGGCGATCCAGACCCATGCCGACCTGATCGCCCAGCTGTTCCGCTTCCTGATGCGCGGCATGGCGGGGCGCATTCCGGTCGACTGGTTCGCCCAGCACGTGGCGATGGTCGACCGCACCGACGGCGACATCGACGCCCTGTCGCAGCGCATCGCCCACGTGCGCACCTGGACCTTCGTGGCGAACAGACCGGACTGGCTCGCCGACCCGGAGCATTGGCAGGGCGAGACGCGTCGGGTAGAGGACAGGCTGTCCGACGCCCTGCACGAGCGGCTGGCGAGTCGATTCGTCGATCGGCGCACCAGCGTGCTGATGCGGCGCCTGAGAGAGAATACCATGTTGGAAGCTGAGATCACCGCGGGCGGCGACGTGACGGTCGAGGGACAGCACGTCGGCCACCTGCACGGATTCCAGTTCGTGCCGGATCCCGGCGCCGAGGGCCAGGAAGCCAAGACCCTGCGCAGCGCCGCCGAGAAGGCGCTGGCGAGCGAGATCGAGGCGCGGGCCGACCGGTTCGCCGCCGCGGCGGACGCGGCCCTGGTGCTCTCGAACGACGGCACGATCCGCTGGACCGGCAACCCGGTCGCCAAGCTGGTCCCGGGCGAGAAGCTCTATGCCCCCGGCCTGCGCCTGCTCGCCGACGAGCAGCTCAGCGGTCCCGCCCGCGAGAAGGTCGAGGCCCGGCTCGAGGCCTGGCTCAAGGCCCACATCGTGCGCCTGCTCGGGCCCGCCCTCGAACTCGAGACCGCGGCCGACCTGACGGGCCTCGCCCGCGGCATCGGCTTCCAGGTCGCGGAGGCCCTCGGCGTGCTGGAGCGCGCCAAGGTCCTCAACGAGATGCGCAGCCTCGACCAGGAGGGCCGCGCGGCCCTGCGCAAGCACGGCGTGCGCTTCGGCGCCTACCACATCACCATGCCGGCGCTGCTGAAGCCCGCGCCCCGGACGCTCGCGGCGCAGCTCTGGGCGCTCCACAACGGCGGGCTCGACCAGCGCGGCCTCGACGAGATCGCGCATCTCGCCGGCTCCGGCCGCACCTCGATGCCGGTGGACCCGGAGATCGCCAAGGGCCTCTATCGCGCCGCCGGCTTCCGGGTCTGCGGCGGCCGGGCGGTGCGCGTCGACATCCTGGAGCGCCTGGCCGACCTGATCCGCCCGGCGATCGCCTACGTGCCCGGCACCACCCCCGGCGAGCCGCCTCCGGGCACCGCCGACAAGGACGGCTTCGTGCCGACCGTGGGCATGACCTCGCTCGTCGGCTGCTCGGGCGAGGACTTCGCCTCGATCCTGAAATCGCTCGGCTACGTCGTCGATCGCCGGCCCGGCCCGGCGATCACCGTGCCCCTGCGCCCCGCCGCCGCGACCGTGCCGGTGCAGGCAAAGCCCGCGGAGAGCGGCGAGGCGTCCGCCGAGGCGGGCGAGGCTGCCGAGACCCCGTCCGACCCGCAGACCGAGGCCGTGACGGCCGAGGCGACGGGCGACGACGCCCCGGCCGGGGAGACCGCGCCGCACGAGGTCTCCGGCGAGGAGGCCGCCGAGACGGTCGAGGTCGAGGCGGCGGAGCCGGCGCCCGAGGTGGCCGCCCAGGCGACGCACGACCAGGAGACGCACGACCAGGAGGCGCCGGCTCAGGCTGCGGCGGCTCACGACGCTCCGGCCGACAGCGCCACGGTCGAGGACGCGCCCGTCGAGGCGCCCGCATCCGAGGAGCCGGCCCCGGTGGAAGCCGAGGCTGCGCAGGCCGAGGCGGGCGAGCCCGTCATCGAGGCCGCCGCCTCCGGCGAGACTGCGCCGCACGAGGCTGCCGCCGAGGAGACGCCGGCCGCCGAAACTCCTGCCGCCGAAACCCCTGCCGCGGAGACCGCCGAGGCCGCGGGCGAGCCCGCCGCGCCGGCGGAGCCGGTCGTCATCGAGGTGTGGCGGATGCACCGCCACCAGCGCAGCCACGCCCCGCGCCATCAGGGCCGCGGCCGGCCCGAGGGCCAGGGACAACGCGAAGGGCAGCCGCGCGAGGGCCAGCACGGCCGTCCGCGCGGCGGCTTCCCGCGGCCGGAGGGCGGCGAAGGCGCGCCGGCGGAGCAGCGCGCCCATCGCGCGCCCCGCGACGGCCAGCGCTGGGGCGACCGGCGCCCAAGTGAGAACAGAGGTGGCGACAACAGGGGTGGCGAGAACCGTCCCGCCGGTGAGGGCCGGCCGGAGCACCGCTTCGAGGGCCGCGGGCCCGAGAACCGGGGCGAGGGTCGCCGCGACGGTCGTCCGCCGCGCGGGCCGCATCCGGGCGGGCGCGAGGGGGGCCGTCCCCCGCAGGACCGGCGCGACGGCGCCCCCCGCAACGGCGGCATGCACGACGCCCGGCCGCCCCGGCGCGAGCGCGCCCCGGACCCGGATTCCCCCTTCGCCAAGCTTCTCGCCCTCAAGGCGCAGATGGAGGCGAGGGACGGCGACAAGCGCTGA
- a CDS encoding DUF3108 domain-containing protein: protein MRSKAFLSLALAAGLALPAGEATPAQAARGRAPKAGETAVTVDYGIMLAGMPIGTAQVSGSVQGQRYTMDVSARLTGLVGAITGGYGSGRASGAVAARPVPAAFALSSHSASASITVRMALARGNVVASDIAPPLVPDPERVTVSEVHKRGVIDPVSALMMPAQGRGDLTDPQNCNRTIPVFDGASRFNVVLSYAETRSVQKPGYAGPVLVCNARYQPIAGHRADRPGVKFMEENTEMSVWLAPVEGARVLLPLRIAVRTQLGLNIIEATRWAQTGQGAPETTVQAAAAQSPGLPAPGMPAPEMPAGGR, encoded by the coding sequence ATGCGTTCCAAGGCCTTCCTCTCGCTCGCCCTCGCGGCGGGGCTCGCCCTTCCGGCCGGCGAGGCGACGCCGGCCCAGGCCGCGCGGGGCCGCGCACCGAAGGCCGGCGAGACCGCCGTCACGGTCGATTACGGCATCATGCTCGCCGGGATGCCGATCGGCACCGCGCAGGTCAGCGGCTCGGTGCAGGGCCAGCGCTACACGATGGATGTCAGCGCCCGCCTCACCGGCCTCGTCGGGGCGATCACCGGCGGCTACGGCTCGGGCCGGGCGAGCGGCGCGGTGGCGGCCCGGCCGGTGCCGGCCGCCTTCGCCCTGTCCTCGCATAGCGCCTCCGCGTCGATCACCGTGCGCATGGCGCTCGCCCGCGGCAACGTGGTCGCCTCCGATATCGCGCCGCCGCTGGTGCCCGATCCCGAGCGCGTCACCGTCAGCGAGGTGCACAAGCGCGGCGTCATCGATCCGGTGAGCGCCCTGATGATGCCGGCGCAGGGCCGCGGCGACCTCACCGACCCGCAGAACTGCAACCGCACCATCCCGGTCTTCGACGGCGCGAGCCGGTTCAACGTGGTGCTGAGCTACGCCGAGACCCGCAGCGTGCAGAAGCCCGGCTATGCCGGCCCGGTTCTCGTCTGCAACGCCCGCTACCAGCCGATCGCCGGCCACCGGGCCGACAGGCCGGGGGTGAAGTTCATGGAGGAGAACACCGAGATGTCGGTGTGGCTCGCCCCCGTCGAGGGCGCGCGGGTGCTCCTCCCGCTGCGCATCGCCGTGCGCACCCAGCTCGGCCTCAACATCATCGAGGCGACGCGCTGGGCGCAGACCGGCCAGGGCGCCCCGGAGACGACGGTGCAGGCGGCCGCGGCGCAATCCCCCGGGTTGCCCGCCCCCGGAATGCCTGCCCCCGAGATGCCGGCGGGCGGGCGCTAG
- the rpmB gene encoding 50S ribosomal protein L28: protein MSRRCELTGKGVLTGHLVSHSNHKTKRRFLPNLCNVTLLSDTLGRSVRLRISANALRSVEHRGGLDAFLIKAGETDLSQNARLLKREIEKKLAEAA from the coding sequence ATGTCGCGTCGCTGCGAGCTCACCGGTAAGGGGGTGCTCACCGGCCACCTCGTGAGCCACTCGAACCACAAGACCAAGCGCCGGTTCCTCCCGAACCTGTGCAACGTCACCCTGCTCTCCGACACGCTCGGCCGCTCGGTGCGCCTGCGCATCTCGGCCAACGCCCTGCGCTCGGTCGAGCACCGCGGCGGCCTCGACGCGTTCCTGATCAAGGCCGGCGAGACCGACCTGTCGCAGAACGCCCGCCTGCTGAAGCGCGAGATCGAGAAGAAGCTCGCCGAGGCGGCCTGA